One window of Methylococcus sp. EFPC2 genomic DNA carries:
- a CDS encoding LamG-like jellyroll fold domain-containing protein, which produces MSNDLINGGNSASLLRRSICSIATILLSVLGGLAPSIRADADTLHYWRFEIAPGFTADSAGFSALVGGGTQTAVPASGPGSAFPHYFSVPGGGPNTSAAAFHGSEALSTTIAPITSNFTVEAFVHLNSAEGPFGKCIVCSTTNSASIAETSFALEVRLDQVYGSQIGELVLATSDGASLAFVNSGFVLGTGTDYYVASAFDLSGNASFWVQDLTNGGVLQSTSKAHGATSLNSIASLAIGGDGAGAKFGFELDGLIDEVRLSNTVLDESQLLINNTTPVPLPSAIWFLVTGIASMLGCMRRTRNKM; this is translated from the coding sequence ATGAGCAATGATTTGATAAATGGTGGAAATTCCGCATCCTTGTTAAGGAGGAGTATTTGCTCGATTGCTACCATTTTACTCTCAGTATTAGGGGGGCTCGCACCCTCTATCAGGGCAGACGCGGATACTCTGCATTACTGGCGGTTCGAAATCGCCCCTGGATTCACGGCAGACTCTGCGGGTTTTTCCGCACTCGTTGGTGGTGGCACACAAACCGCCGTTCCGGCGTCGGGGCCGGGTTCGGCGTTTCCTCATTATTTCTCAGTTCCAGGGGGCGGACCCAATACCTCTGCCGCCGCTTTCCACGGCAGCGAGGCTTTGAGCACAACCATCGCTCCGATTACCTCGAACTTTACCGTGGAGGCTTTCGTTCATCTCAACTCGGCTGAAGGGCCGTTTGGAAAATGCATCGTTTGCAGCACGACCAATTCGGCGTCTATTGCGGAAACTTCATTCGCTCTTGAAGTTCGTTTGGACCAAGTATACGGTTCACAGATTGGAGAACTCGTTTTGGCAACAAGTGATGGCGCCTCACTTGCTTTTGTGAATTCTGGCTTCGTTTTGGGCACCGGCACAGATTATTACGTTGCTTCTGCGTTTGACCTAAGCGGAAACGCCTCTTTTTGGGTGCAAGATTTGACCAATGGCGGTGTCTTGCAAAGTACCAGCAAAGCCCATGGTGCAACTTCGTTGAATTCGATTGCATCATTGGCGATCGGCGGTGATGGCGCAGGTGCAAAATTTGGTTTCGAATTGGATGGGCTGATTGATGAAGTTAGGCTTTCCAATACTGTGTTAGACGAGAGTCAATTGCTGATTAACAATACTACACCAGTGCCTTTGCCTTCTGCTATTTGGTTTTTAGTCACTGGGATTGCGAGTATGCTCGGGTGTATGCGCCGCACTCGAAATAAGATGTAA
- a CDS encoding PA0069 family radical SAM protein yields the protein MKKPLAYKGRGSVSNAVGRFEKLDREAIDDGWGGLDAELEPLATEVLVDSSRSVITYNDSPDIPFDRSINPYRGCEHGCIYCYARPSHTYLGYSAGLDFESRILAKPNAVELLRKELGKPSYHCAPIALGVNTDAYQPLERSHRITRQILEVLAESRHPVTLVTKSALVERDIDLLAPMAEQGLAKVYLSITTLDRKLARTMEPRAAAPQRRLETLEKLNRAGIPTGVNAAPLIPALNDHELEAILEAAHAAGARSAGYVLLRLPHEVAGLFEEWLRHHYPLKADHVLSLVQQSRDGKSYDATFHQRMTGSGAYADLIAQRFRLAIRRLGLNRKGSSLRTDLFLKPDLRNNGRQMSFDF from the coding sequence GTGAAAAAGCCGCTCGCTTACAAGGGCCGGGGCAGCGTCAGCAATGCCGTGGGCCGCTTCGAGAAACTCGACCGCGAGGCAATCGACGACGGCTGGGGCGGCCTGGATGCGGAACTGGAGCCGCTCGCCACCGAAGTCCTGGTCGACAGCAGTCGCTCGGTCATTACCTACAACGACTCCCCCGACATACCGTTCGACCGTTCGATCAATCCCTACCGCGGCTGCGAACACGGCTGCATCTATTGTTACGCCCGGCCGTCGCATACCTATCTGGGCTATTCCGCCGGGCTGGATTTTGAAAGCCGGATCCTGGCCAAGCCGAATGCCGTCGAATTGCTCCGCAAGGAACTGGGCAAACCGTCCTACCACTGTGCGCCCATCGCCCTGGGCGTCAATACCGACGCTTACCAGCCACTGGAGCGCAGCCACCGGATCACGCGACAAATCCTGGAAGTGCTGGCGGAGAGCCGCCATCCGGTGACCCTGGTCACCAAGTCGGCCTTGGTTGAGCGCGACATCGACCTGTTGGCGCCCATGGCGGAACAGGGGCTGGCCAAGGTTTACCTCTCCATCACCACACTGGACCGCAAGCTGGCGAGAACGATGGAACCGCGCGCCGCGGCCCCGCAAAGACGACTGGAAACCCTGGAGAAACTGAATCGAGCCGGCATACCGACCGGCGTGAACGCGGCTCCCCTCATTCCGGCGTTGAACGACCACGAACTGGAAGCCATTTTGGAAGCGGCCCATGCCGCCGGCGCACGAAGCGCCGGCTATGTGCTGCTGCGCCTGCCCCACGAGGTCGCAGGCCTGTTCGAGGAATGGCTGCGCCACCACTATCCCCTCAAGGCCGACCACGTGCTGAGCCTCGTCCAGCAAAGCCGGGACGGCAAGTCCTACGACGCCACCTTCCACCAGCGCATGACCGGGTCCGGCGCCTACGCCGACCTCATCGCCCAGCGCTTCCGCCTCGCGATCAGACGGTTGGGGCTGAACCGGAAAGGCAGCTCCCTGCGGACCGATTTGTTTCTAAAACCGGATTTGAGAAACAACGGCCGGCAGATGAGCTTCGATTTTTGA
- the rplU gene encoding 50S ribosomal protein L21, with the protein MYAVIQTGGKQYRVKQGETLKVETLNAEAGQQVEFDQVLLIQSDSGITVGKPYVEGGKVTATVKSHGRHKKVHIIKFRRRKHYMRRAGHRQNYTEVQITGISG; encoded by the coding sequence ATGTATGCTGTAATTCAAACGGGCGGTAAGCAATACCGCGTCAAGCAGGGCGAAACCTTGAAGGTGGAGACGCTGAATGCCGAAGCCGGCCAGCAGGTCGAGTTCGACCAGGTATTGCTGATCCAGTCCGATTCCGGCATCACGGTCGGCAAGCCCTACGTCGAAGGCGGCAAGGTCACCGCCACCGTCAAGAGCCACGGTCGCCACAAAAAGGTTCACATCATCAAGTTCAGACGCCGCAAGCACTACATGAGAAGGGCAGGGCATCGTCAGAACTATACCGAAGTCCAGATCACCGGCATCTCCGGTTAA
- the rpmA gene encoding 50S ribosomal protein L27: MAHKKAGGSSRNGRDSESKRLGVKRFGGQVVAAGNIIVRQRGTQFHPGDNVGIGKDHTLFATAEGRVLFHVKGPQKRKYVSIVPTA, from the coding sequence ATGGCACATAAGAAAGCAGGCGGCAGTTCCCGCAACGGCCGCGATTCCGAGTCCAAACGCCTTGGCGTGAAGCGCTTCGGCGGTCAGGTGGTCGCTGCCGGCAACATCATCGTGCGTCAGCGCGGAACCCAGTTCCATCCTGGCGACAACGTCGGCATCGGCAAGGATCACACCTTGTTCGCGACGGCCGAAGGGCGGGTTTTGTTCCATGTGAAGGGACCGCAGAAGCGCAAATACGTCAGTATCGTTCCCACGGCCTGA
- the cgtA gene encoding Obg family GTPase CgtA → MKFVDETVIRVEAGNGGNGSVSFRREKYIPFGGPDGGDGGDGGSVILVASNNLNTLVDFRYNPTHRAEHGKKGSGANCTGRKGDDKLIRVPTGTLVFDAETDELLGDLTEPEQTLLVAQGGWHGIGNARFKSSTNRAPMKATPGTPGEHRLLRLELKLIADVGLLGMPNAGKSSLIRKVSSARPKVADYPFTTLHPNLGVVRVDEERSFVMADVPGLIEGAAEGAGLGIQFLKHLARTRLLLHLIDVMPYEGEESPVEVARKIVAELEKRGEGLAEKPRWLVLNKVDRLPEEETDQHCAEIVAALEWDGPVFRISALRGDGVRELTYGIMNFLEQEAARHAAEE, encoded by the coding sequence ATGAAATTCGTAGATGAAACGGTAATCCGCGTCGAGGCGGGAAACGGCGGCAACGGCAGCGTTAGCTTTCGCCGGGAGAAATACATCCCCTTCGGTGGACCCGATGGCGGCGACGGCGGCGACGGCGGCAGCGTCATCCTGGTGGCGTCGAACAATCTCAACACCTTGGTCGACTTCCGCTATAACCCGACTCACCGGGCCGAGCACGGCAAGAAAGGCTCGGGTGCCAACTGTACCGGCAGGAAAGGCGACGACAAGCTGATCCGGGTGCCTACCGGCACGCTGGTGTTCGACGCCGAGACCGACGAGCTGCTGGGTGACTTGACCGAGCCCGAGCAAACCCTGCTGGTCGCCCAGGGCGGTTGGCACGGCATCGGCAACGCACGCTTCAAGAGCAGCACCAATCGCGCGCCGATGAAGGCGACGCCGGGCACGCCGGGCGAGCACCGCTTGCTTCGGCTGGAACTCAAGCTGATCGCCGACGTCGGCCTGCTGGGCATGCCCAATGCCGGCAAATCCAGCCTCATACGCAAGGTTTCGTCCGCCAGGCCCAAGGTCGCCGATTATCCTTTCACCACCCTGCATCCGAATCTGGGCGTGGTCCGCGTGGACGAGGAACGCAGCTTCGTCATGGCCGACGTTCCGGGATTGATCGAAGGCGCGGCGGAAGGAGCCGGCTTGGGGATACAGTTCCTCAAGCATCTGGCGCGCACCCGCTTGCTGTTGCATTTGATCGATGTCATGCCTTACGAAGGCGAGGAATCGCCCGTGGAGGTCGCGCGCAAGATCGTCGCCGAACTGGAGAAGCGCGGGGAAGGTTTGGCCGAGAAGCCTCGCTGGCTGGTTCTGAACAAGGTTGACCGCTTGCCGGAAGAGGAGACCGACCAGCATTGCGCCGAAATCGTCGCCGCGCTGGAGTGGGACGGCCCGGTGTTCCGAATCTCCGCCTTGCGCGGCGACGGCGTGCGCGAACTGACTTACGGCATCATGAACTTCCTGGAACAGGAAGCGGCGCGTCATGCAGCAGAGGAGTGA
- the proB gene encoding glutamate 5-kinase gives MQQRSEFGAARRIIVKIGSALLTGGGRGLDKEAITSWVAQMAGLCREDREVVLVSSGSVAEGMARLGWKSRPKALHELQAAASVGQMGLVRTYETLFQEHGLNTAQILLTHDDLSDRHRYLNSRSTLLTLLELGVVPVINENDTVATDEIRFGDNDTLAALVANSLEADLLVILTDQSGLFDCDPSLNPDAKLVEQASINDPSLGEMVGESRSGLGRGGMVTKLRAARLAARSGTATVIAGGREPDVLTRLVRGEALGTFLVPDTDPLIARKRWLAGQLKLKGSLTLDQGAAKVLQESGRSLLPIGVSAVAGEFRRGDLVACRNESGREIARGLVNYGADETRLIMRQPSGRIEELLGYVDEPELIHRDNLVLTE, from the coding sequence ATGCAGCAGAGGAGTGAGTTTGGCGCCGCGCGGCGCATCATCGTCAAGATCGGCAGTGCCTTGCTGACCGGCGGCGGCCGCGGTCTGGACAAGGAGGCCATCACTTCCTGGGTGGCTCAGATGGCCGGCTTGTGTCGCGAGGATCGCGAGGTGGTCCTGGTCTCGTCGGGTTCGGTCGCCGAAGGCATGGCGCGGCTGGGCTGGAAGAGCCGTCCCAAGGCTTTGCACGAACTGCAGGCCGCCGCGTCGGTGGGGCAGATGGGATTGGTGCGCACCTACGAAACCTTGTTCCAGGAGCATGGCCTGAATACCGCGCAAATCCTGCTGACCCACGACGATTTGTCGGACCGCCACCGTTATCTCAACTCGCGCAGCACCTTGCTGACCTTGCTGGAGCTGGGCGTGGTGCCCGTCATCAACGAAAACGACACGGTCGCCACCGACGAAATCCGCTTCGGCGACAACGATACCCTGGCGGCGCTGGTGGCGAACTCGCTGGAAGCCGATCTGCTGGTCATACTGACCGACCAGAGTGGTTTGTTCGACTGCGATCCTTCGCTGAATCCCGATGCCAAACTGGTCGAGCAGGCCAGCATCAACGACCCGTCCCTCGGCGAGATGGTGGGGGAGAGCCGCAGCGGTCTCGGTCGCGGGGGCATGGTCACCAAGCTTCGGGCGGCGCGTCTCGCGGCGCGTTCGGGCACGGCGACGGTGATCGCCGGCGGCCGCGAGCCGGACGTGCTGACCCGGCTGGTTCGTGGCGAAGCGCTGGGCACCTTCCTGGTGCCCGACACCGATCCTCTGATCGCCCGCAAGCGGTGGCTGGCGGGTCAATTGAAGCTGAAGGGCAGCTTGACGCTGGACCAGGGGGCCGCGAAGGTGTTGCAGGAATCGGGCAGGAGTCTGCTGCCCATAGGCGTTTCCGCCGTGGCGGGCGAGTTCCGGCGCGGCGATCTGGTGGCTTGCCGCAACGAATCGGGCCGAGAAATCGCCCGTGGCCTGGTCAATTACGGCGCGGACGAGACGCGCCTCATCATGCGGCAGCCGAGCGGCCGTATCGAGGAATTACTGGGCTATGTCGACGAACCGGAGTTGATCCACAGGGACAACCTGGTTCTGACGGAGTAG
- the rpsT gene encoding 30S ribosomal protein S20, protein MANIKSAKKRAVQAEKHRAHNASARSRLRTFVKKVILAVEAGNLELAQAAFREAVPVIDTSVNKGLIHKNKADRSKSRLNARVKALALKAAA, encoded by the coding sequence TTGGCTAACATCAAATCCGCAAAAAAGCGCGCCGTCCAGGCGGAGAAGCATCGTGCTCACAATGCATCGGCCCGCAGCCGCCTGCGCACTTTCGTCAAGAAAGTCATCCTCGCAGTCGAAGCCGGTAATCTCGAACTGGCCCAGGCCGCATTTCGCGAAGCCGTGCCCGTGATCGATACCTCGGTCAACAAGGGCCTGATCCACAAGAACAAGGCCGACCGCAGCAAGAGCCGCTTGAACGCACGCGTCAAGGCGCTCGCACTCAAGGCCGCCGCCTAA
- the murJ gene encoding murein biosynthesis integral membrane protein MurJ yields the protein MKSTAVVGLMTLVSRVLGFLRDMVIARLFGADAATDAFFVAFRIPNFLRRLFAEGSFAQAFVPLLAGHGEDRDGFRRLIDRATGALALLFLLATLAGVVLAPVLILVFAPGFLDQPGQLDLGSRLLQITFPYLFFVVLTAFAGAILNAAGRFAVPAFTPALLNLSMIAAAIWLAPHLAEPVSALAWGVLLAGLAQLVLQIPFLAAAGLLPRPRIDFRDAAVRSLLKRMGPAIFGVSVTQVNLLVDTLLASFLMSGSVSWLYYSDRLVEFPLGIFGVALGSAILPQLSKTHVQKDPRRFSHTLDWGLRWVLLIGLPATVGLLVLAEPLMATLFRYDEFGERDVLMASRSLKTYASGLVGFIAVKILAAGYGARHDLRTPVRYGIYAMLANALLGLGFTLALAPRGWGHAGLALATALAALLNAGLLLGGLIRARIYRPLDGWGLFLSRVILGNVLMGWLLTQAAGGLPWLEWGASERVLQLGLWIGAGGGAYFLALAVLGLRPIHLQTREAI from the coding sequence ATGAAATCGACGGCGGTTGTGGGGCTCATGACCCTGGTTTCACGCGTGCTCGGCTTTTTGCGGGACATGGTCATCGCCCGGCTGTTCGGCGCCGATGCGGCCACGGATGCCTTTTTCGTGGCCTTCCGCATACCCAATTTCCTGCGCCGCTTGTTCGCCGAAGGTTCTTTCGCCCAGGCCTTCGTGCCCTTGCTCGCCGGTCACGGCGAGGATAGGGACGGCTTTCGCCGCCTGATCGACCGGGCCACCGGCGCGCTGGCCTTGCTGTTTCTGTTGGCCACGCTGGCCGGTGTGGTGCTGGCTCCGGTATTGATCCTGGTATTCGCGCCCGGTTTCCTGGACCAGCCCGGCCAGCTCGATCTGGGCAGCCGGCTGCTGCAAATCACATTTCCCTATCTGTTCTTCGTGGTGCTGACGGCTTTTGCCGGAGCCATTTTGAATGCCGCGGGTCGCTTCGCCGTGCCCGCCTTCACGCCGGCCCTGCTCAATCTGAGCATGATCGCCGCCGCGATCTGGCTGGCGCCGCACCTGGCCGAGCCCGTGTCGGCCCTGGCCTGGGGCGTATTGCTGGCAGGCTTGGCGCAGCTGGTCTTGCAGATCCCGTTTCTGGCCGCCGCCGGCTTGCTGCCCAGGCCCAGGATCGATTTCCGCGATGCGGCGGTGCGCAGCCTGCTGAAGCGCATGGGGCCGGCCATCTTCGGCGTTTCGGTGACGCAGGTGAATCTGCTGGTCGATACCTTGCTGGCCTCTTTCCTGATGTCCGGCTCCGTGTCCTGGCTTTATTACTCCGACCGGCTGGTGGAGTTCCCTTTGGGCATCTTCGGGGTCGCGCTGGGCTCGGCCATCCTGCCCCAATTGTCCAAGACCCATGTGCAGAAAGACCCGCGGCGTTTTTCCCATACCCTGGATTGGGGCCTGCGCTGGGTGTTGCTGATAGGTCTGCCGGCTACCGTCGGGCTGTTGGTATTGGCCGAACCTTTGATGGCTACCCTGTTCCGTTACGACGAATTCGGCGAGCGCGACGTTCTCATGGCGAGCCGCAGCCTGAAAACCTACGCGTCGGGGCTGGTCGGATTCATCGCCGTGAAGATCCTGGCGGCGGGTTACGGCGCCCGCCACGATTTACGCACCCCCGTGCGCTACGGGATTTATGCGATGCTGGCCAACGCCTTGCTCGGTCTGGGGTTTACGCTGGCGCTCGCACCGCGGGGCTGGGGTCATGCCGGATTGGCACTGGCCACCGCGCTGGCGGCCTTGCTGAATGCCGGTTTGCTGCTGGGCGGGCTGATAAGGGCGAGGATCTATCGTCCACTGGACGGCTGGGGACTGTTCCTGTCGCGCGTGATACTCGGCAATGTCCTCATGGGATGGCTGCTGACGCAGGCCGCTGGGGGCCTGCCCTGGCTGGAATGGGGGGCGAGCGAACGGGTGCTGCAATTGGGGCTTTGGATCGGCGCCGGCGGGGGAGCCTATTTCCTGGCGCTGGCCGTACTGGGCTTGCGCCCCATCCACCTGCAAACGCGCGAGGCGATATAG
- the ribF gene encoding bifunctional riboflavin kinase/FAD synthetase, protein MRLARGIRHIDLPPGGCVATIGNFDGVHIGHRAVIENLAAEGRRLGLPVVVVLFEPQPREFFEPATAPARLMNLREKLIALAQLPLDWVLLLRFDHALANMSAEGFIQRILIDTLRVKRLVIGDDFRFGRGRTGDFSALVRAGVEAGFAVEDTESVLLDGVRVSSTWIREALAAGDMARAERLLGRPYALCGRVGPGAMLGRQLGFPTANIRLDRKNSPVRGVFAVTMTGAADRTLTGVANVGVRPTVDRGPTLLLETHLFDFAGDLYGRRVYVRFHHKLRDERRFADVRALAEQIARDAEGARAYFATHTIR, encoded by the coding sequence ATGCGGCTCGCGCGCGGAATCCGCCATATCGATCTGCCGCCCGGCGGCTGCGTCGCCACCATAGGCAATTTCGACGGCGTACATATCGGCCACAGGGCCGTGATCGAGAATCTGGCTGCGGAAGGCCGGCGTCTGGGCCTACCGGTCGTCGTCGTGCTGTTCGAACCCCAGCCGCGCGAATTTTTCGAGCCCGCCACGGCGCCGGCCCGGCTCATGAATTTGCGGGAGAAGCTGATCGCGCTGGCCCAACTGCCGCTGGACTGGGTGCTGCTGCTGCGCTTCGATCATGCCCTGGCGAACATGAGTGCGGAGGGTTTCATCCAGCGCATTTTGATCGACACCTTGCGCGTCAAGCGCCTGGTGATCGGCGACGACTTCCGTTTCGGCCGCGGTCGCACCGGCGATTTCTCCGCCCTGGTGCGGGCCGGGGTGGAGGCCGGATTCGCCGTCGAGGATACCGAATCCGTCCTGCTGGACGGCGTGCGGGTCAGCAGCACCTGGATCCGCGAGGCCCTGGCGGCGGGCGACATGGCGCGCGCCGAACGCTTGCTGGGCCGGCCCTATGCCTTGTGCGGCCGGGTCGGACCGGGTGCGATGCTGGGCCGCCAACTAGGATTTCCCACCGCGAACATCCGCTTGGACCGCAAAAACTCTCCTGTGCGGGGCGTGTTTGCCGTTACAATGACCGGTGCCGCCGACCGCACCCTGACCGGCGTCGCCAACGTCGGTGTGCGGCCCACCGTCGATCGGGGGCCTACCCTCTTGCTCGAAACCCATTTGTTCGACTTCGCCGGCGACTTGTACGGGCGCCGGGTGTATGTCCGTTTCCATCACAAACTGCGCGACGAGCGCCGCTTCGCCGACGTCCGCGCCCTGGCCGAGCAGATTGCCCGGGATGCCGAGGGCGCGCGGGCGTATTTCGCGACTCACACTATCAGATAA